The DNA segment TGACCACGCAGGCGCTTGACGTCGGCGCGCTCACGCCGCCGCTCTGGGGCTTCGAGGAGCGCGAGAAGCTCATGGTGTTCTATGAGCGGGCGTCCGGTTCGCGCATGCATGCGGCCTATTTCCGGCCCGGCGGCGTGCATCAGGACCTGCCGCGCGCGTTGGTCGAGGACATTCTGGCCTGGACCCACACCTTCCCGGCCTTCATGGACGACCTCGACGGACTGCTGACCGACAACCGCATCTTCAAGCAGCGGAACGTCGACATCGGCATCGTGAGCCTTGAGGACGCGTTCGCGTGGGGCTTCTCCGGCGTCATGGTCCGTGGTTCGGGCGCGGCGTGGGACCTGCGCAAGTCGCAGCCCTACGAGTGCTATGACGAGCTGGAATTCGACATTCCGATCGGCAAGAACTGCGATAATTACGACCGCTACTGCATCCGCATGGAGGAGATGCGGCAGTCGGCCGACATCATGCGCCAGTGCTGCGAGCGCCTGCTGAAGGAGGCCGGTCCGGTCTCGATGGTCGACAACAAGATCGTCGCGCCCAAGCGCGGCGAGATGAAGCGCTCGATGGAAGCGCTCATCCATCACTTCAAGCACTACACTGAAGGCTTCCACGTTCCGGCTGGCGAGGTCTATGCCGCCGTGGAGGCACCCAAGGGTGAGTTTGGCGTCTATCTCGTCGCCGACGGCACCAACAAGCCCTATCGCTGCAAGATTCGCGCGCCTGGTTTCGCGCATCTTCAGGCAATGGATTTCCTGTGCCGCGGCTACATGCTTGCGGACGTCTCGGCGATCCTCGGATCGCTGGACATTGTGTTCGGAGAAGTGGACCGCTGAGCCCCACGGGGTAGGGCGGTCCGATCGGAAGGGTACGGCATGTCTGTCCGTAGGCTTGCGCCAAAAGAGGTTCAACCCGAGAGCTTCGTGTTCACGGATGAGAACCTTGCATGGGCCGAGAAGACCATCGCGAAATATCCGGCGGGCCGGCAGGCCAGCGCGGTTATTCCGCTGCTCATGCGTGCGCAGGAGCAGGCGGGAGGGTGGGTCTCCGAGCCGGCGATGCGCTATGTCGGCGAGATGCTCGGCATGGCGCCGATCCGTGTCTACGAGGTCGCGACCTTCTACACGCAGTTCCAGCTCCAGCCGGTCGGCAAGAAGGCCCATGTTCAGGTGTGCGGCACCACGCCGTGCATGCTGAGGGGCGCCGAGGACCTGATGAAGGTCTGCAAGAAGCGCATCAACGCCGAGCCGTTCCATCTCTCCGCGGATGGCGACTTCTCCTGGGAAGAAGTCGAGTGCGCGGGAACCTGCACCAACGCGCCGATGATCCAGGTCTTCAAGGACGTCTATGAAGATCTGACGCCGGAGGATCTGGAGAAGATCCTCGACGCCTTCGAGCGTGGCGAGAAGCCCACGCCCGGGCCGCAGAACGGGCGCCGTACATCCGAGCCCGTCACGGGCCTGCGCGTGCTCACCTCGCCGGAACTCTATGACGGTTCGATGGTCGGCACCGGCGCGGGTCTGGCCCTCGCCCGCGAGGCCATCGCCGCAAAGGCCAATGGCGATACGCCGCCTGCCGCCCCGCCTCCGGCCGCGGCCGCCGCCGCTCCTCCGGCTCCGCCCAAGAGCGATCCGGCTCCCGCCGTCGCCCCGGCGGCCAAGGCTGTGGAAGCGGCCGCCGTGGCCGATGCCGAGAAAGTGCCGGACACGTTTCGTCCGAAGGGGCTGACGGCCGCCAATGACGGCAAGGCCGACGATCTGACGCTGATCTGGGGCGTCGGCGAGAAGCTCGCGGCCGTCTTGCACGGTCTGGGCGTCTATCATTTCTCGCAGATCGCGGCCTGGAACGAAGACAACCTCAAATGGGTCGATCAGAACCTCGAAGGGTTCCCCGGTCGGGCCTCGCGCGACAAGTGGATCGAACAGGCGGCCAAGCTGGCGACGGGTTGGCGGCCTTCCGGTCCCGACGGCGACAAGCCGAACTGAGGAGCGAACCATGCTTGCCGACAAGGATCGCATCTTCACCAACATCTACGGTTTCCAGGACTGGGGACTGCAGGGCGCGCTGAAGCGTGGCTCGTGGGATGGCACCAAGACCATCCTCGATGCCGGCCGCGACTGGATCATCGAGCACATGAAGGCCTCGGGCCTGCGCGGGCGCGGTGGCGCCGGCTTCCCGACCGGCCTGAAATGGTCGTTCATGCCCAAGCAGTCGGACGGGCGTCCACATTATCTCGTCGTCAACGCGGACGAATCCGAGCCGGGCACCTGCAAGGACCGCGAGATCCTGCGCCACGACCCGCACCATCTGGTGGAGGGGTGCCTCGTCGCCGGTTTCGCGATGGGCGCGCACGCGGCCTATATCTATGTACGCGGCGAATTCATCGTCGAGCGCGAGAACCTTCAGGCGGCGATCGACCAGGCCTATGAGGCCCGCCTCATCGGCAAGAACAACATTCATGGCTGGGACTTCGACATCTATGTCCACCATGGTGCCGGCGCCTACATCTGCGGCGAGGAAACGGCACTGCTGGAGAGCCTGGAGGGCAAGAAGGGCCAGCCGCGCCTGAAGCCTCCGTTCCCCGCCAATGTCGGCCTTTACGGCTGCCCGACGACGGTCAACAACGTCGAATCGATCGCGGTTGCGCCCACCATCCTGCGGCGTGGCGCGGCCTGGTTCTCGGCGATCGGCCGTCCGAACAATGTCGGGACGAAGCTCTATGGCATCTCCGGCCATGTGAACACGCCCTGCATCGTCGAAGAGGCGATGGGCATTCCGTTCAAGGAACTGATCGAGAAGCATGGCGGCGGCGTGCGCGGCGGCTGGGACAACCTGCTGGCGATCATCCCGGGCGGCGCCTCGTGCCCGATCATTCCGGCCGACCAGTGCGATGACCTGATCATGGACTTCGACGGCTGCCGCGCCGTGAAGTCCAGTCTCGGCACCGCCGGCGTGCTGGTGATGGACAAGTCCACCGACGTCATCAAGGCGATCGCCCGCATCTCGTACTTCTTCCGCCACGAGAGCTGCGGCCAGTGCACGCCGTGCCGCGAGGGCACGGGCTGGATGTGGCGGGTGATGGACCGCATGGTGCAGGGCCGCGCGCAGAAGCGCGAGATCGATCTCCTGCTCCAGGTGACGACGCAGGTCGAGGGTCACACCATCTGCGCGCTGGGCGATGCGGCGGCGTGGCCGATCCAGGGGCTGATCCGGCATTTCCGTCCGGAGATCGAGAAGCGGATCGATCAGTATGCGGCGAATCCGCATTCCGACCCCGTTCCCGTTCCGGTCGCGGCGGAGTGATACCCATGGAACTTCGCAAGACCGTCGAGGTGATTGACGCCAACGATGCCAATCTTTCCGGGTCGGCATTCGTCAACGTCAATCTTGCCGGATCCCGTTTCGACGACGTCAACATGTCCGGCTGGTCGGTGAACAACGTCAATTTCACCGGCCTCTCGCTGGAGTGCGCGAACATGTCGGGCGCGCGCATTTCGCGTGCCGATCTGGTGGGCGTGTCGATCGCCGAATGCCGGATCGACGGTATGCGGATCGATGGAATTCTCGTGACCGATATGCTGGCGGCGTATCGCGCAGAGCATGAGGCGAAGTGATGGCTAAGATCATCGTCGACGACATCGAGCTTGATGTTCCTGCCGAGTTCACGCTGCTTCAGGCGTGCGAGGCTGCGGGCGCGGAGATTCCGCGATTCTGCTTCCACGAGCGGCTGTCGATCGCCGGCAATTGCCGGATGTGCCTTGTCGAGGTGAAGGGCGGGCCGCCCAAGCCGACGGCGAGCTGCGCGATGAACGTGCGCGACCTTCGTCCCGGCCCGAATGGCGAGCCGCCCGTGGTGCTGACCAAGAGCCCCATGGTGAAGAAGGCGCGCGAGGGGGTGATGGAGTTTCTGCTCATCAACCACCCGCTGGACTGCCCGATCTGCGATCAGGGCGGCGAGTGCGACCTCCAGGACCAGGCCATGGCCTATGGCGTCGACACCTCGCGCTACGCGGAGAACAAGCGCGCGGTCGAGGACAAGTATATCGGTCCGCTGATCAAGACCTCCATGACCCGGTGCATCCAGTGCACCCGCTGCGTGCGCTTCACCACCGAGGTGGCGGGCGTCGCCGAGCTCGGCGCCATCGGGCGCGGCGAGGACATGGAGATCACCACCTATCTCGAGGCGGCCATGTCGTCTGAGCTGCAAGGCAATGTCGCCGACCTTTGCCCGGTCGGCGCGCTGACCCAGCGCCCCTACGAGTTTCATGCCCGTCCGTGGGAACTGGTGAAGACCGAATCCATCGATGTGATGGACGCGGTTGGCTCCAATATCCGCGTCGACACCCGTGGCCGTGAGGTCATGCGCGTCCTGCCGCGTCTCAATGAAGACGTGAACGAGGAGTGGATTTCCGACAAGACCCGCTACATCTGGGACGGCCTGAAGACCCAGCGCCTCGACCGCCCCTATGTGCGCGTCAACGGCAAGCTGAAGCAGGCGAGCTGGCCCGAGGCGTTTGCCGCGATTGCCGCGAAGATGAAGGGCGTGCCCGCCAACCGCGTCGGCGCGCTTGTGGGCGATCTCGCCTCGGTCGAGGAAGTGTTCGCGCTCAAGCAGCTCCTCGCCGCGCTCGGATCGACGAATATCGACTGCCGGCAGGACGGGACCAAGATCGACCCGGCGCTCGGCCGCGGCTCCTATCTGTTCAACCCGACCATTGCCGGGATCGAGCAGGCGGACGCGCTGTTGATCATCGGCGCCAACCCGCGCCTTGAGGCGAGCGTGCTCAATGCCCGCATCCGCAAGCGCTGGCTGGCCGGCAATTTCCCGATCGGGCTGGTCGGCGAGCATGTCGATCTGACGTATCCCTACGAATATCTCGGCGCCGGGCCGGACACGCTGACCGATCTCGTCGGCGACGGGACCTTTGCCACCACGCTGAAGGGCGCTGAGCGCCCGCTGGTGCTGATCGGGCAGGGCGCGCTGTCGCGGCCGGACGGCGCGGCGGTGCTGGCGCTTGCCGCGCGGCTCGCCGTCTCTGTCGGGGCGGTGAAGGATGGCTGGAACGGCTTCGGCGTGCTGCACACCGCAGCTTCGCGCGTCGGCGCGCTCGATGTCGGCGCCGTGCCGGGCGAGGGTGGCCTCGACGCCGTGGCAATGACAAATCCGGGTGGTGCGGACGTGCTGTTCGCGCTTGGCGCGGACGAGATCGACATCGCACCGGGCGCCTTCGTGGTCTATCTCGGCACCCATGGCGATCGCGGGGCACACCGCGCCGACGTGATCCTGCCGGGCGCGGCCTACACCGAGAAGTCGGGCACCTATGTGAACACCGAAGGCCGGGCCCAGCTCGCCAACCGTGCGGCGTTCCCGCCCGGTGAGGCGCGTGAGGACTGGGCGGTGCTCCGGGCACTGTCCGACGTGATCGGCGCCCGCCTGCCATTCGACAGCCTGTCCGCGCTGCGGGCCGCGCTCTACGCGTCCTATCCCCATCTTGCGCGTCTCGACCATGTGGTGCCTGCCGATCCGGCGGCAGTGGTCGCGCTGGCGGGGATGGGTGGCACGACCGATCGGGCGCCGTTCCGCGCCGCCATTACCGAATTCTATCTCACCAACCCGATCGCCCGCGCTTCGGCGGTGATGGCCGAGTGTTCCGCGCTCGCCCATGGCCGTCTCGCGGCGGCGGCTGAGTGAGGGGGAGAGCATGACCGATACCAGCTGGCTCGACACTCTCATCCAGGTCGTCATCATCCTCGCACAGAGCCTTGCGCTGCTGGTCGGGCTGCTGATCGTCGTGGCCTATGTGCTGCTTGCCGATCGCAAGATCTGGGCGGCGGTGCAGTTGCGGCGCGGGCCGAACGTGGTGGGCCCCTTCGGTCTGTTCCAGTCCTTCGCCGACCTGATCAAGTTCGTGCTCAAGGAGCCGGTTATTCCGGACGGGTCGAACAAGGGCGTGTTCCTGCTCGCGCCCTTCGTCACCTGCCTCCTGGCGCTGGCGGCCTGGGCCGTGGTGCCGCTGGACGCGGGATGGGTGGTCGCCGATATCAATGTCGGCGTGCTCTACATCTTCGCGATCTCCTCGCTCGGCGTTTACGGCGTCATCATGGGCGGCTGGGCGTCGAACTCGAAGTACCCCTTCCTCTCCGCGCTGCGCGCGGCGGCGCAGATGGTGTCCTACGAGGTCTCGATCGGCTTCGTGATCGTGACCGTGCTGATGTGCGCGGGATCGCTGAACCTGTCGGCGATCGTGGAGGCGCAGAACACGCCTTACGGCATCCTCGGCTGGTACTGGCTGCCGCTGTTCCCGATGTTCGTGATCTTCTTCATCTCGGCGCTGGCCGAGACGAACCGCCCGCCTTTCGATCTCGGTGAGGCGGAATCCGAACTCGTCGCCGGCTTCATGGTGGAATACGGCTCCACCCCGTACATGATGTTCATGCTCGGCGAGTATGTGGCGATCATGACCATGTGCGCGCTGACCGCGATCCTGTTCATGGGTGGCTGGCTGCCGCCGCTGCCGTTCGCGCCCTTCACCTGGGTGCCGGGTATCATCTGGTTCCTGCTGAAGGTGCTGCTGGTCTTCTTCATGTTTGCCATGGTGAAGGCGATGGTTCCTCGCTATCGCTACGATCAGCTTATGCGTCTGGGCTGGAAGGTGTTCCTGCCGATCTCGCTGTTCATGGTCGTGCTGGTGGCGAGCGTGCTGCATTTCACCGGTCTGGCGCCCGGGGGAGGCTGAGATGAGCGACGGTGCGCTGACGATCCTGATGGAAGCGTCTGCCGTGGCCTGGTTCGGGGCACTGGTCGGTGCGCTGTTCGGGGCCGTCGAATGGTTCCTTCTGCCGCGGGTGGTTGAGATCTCGATCCGCGGTTCGCGAGAGGCCCGGAGGCTGAGCCGAGATCAGCTCGAGGGTGTGATTTCCTGGTGGAAGACGGTGATCCGGGTGTTCGCCGTCTCTATGCCGCTGGTGGGCTTCGGCCTCGCCGCGGCCATGGCCGAATGAGGAGAGCGACATGAGATTGGACCTGGCCGCACGCCAGCTGCTGCTCACCGAGTTTGTCTCGGCGTTCTTCCTGGCTATGCGCTATTTCTTCAAGCCCAAGGCGACGCTGAACTATCCGTTCGAGAAGGGGCCGGTCTCGCCGCGCTTTCGCGGGGAGCACGCCCTGCGGCGCTACCCGAACGGCGAGGAGCGCTGCATCGCGTGCAAGCTGTGCGAGGCGATCTGCCCGGCGCAGGCCATCACCATCGAGGCCGGCCCGCGCCGCAACGACGGTACCCGCCGCACAACGCGTTACGACATCGACATGGTGAAGTGCATCTACTGCGGCTTCTGTCAGGAAGCCTGCCCGGTCGATGCCATCGTCGAGGGGCCGAACTTCGAGTTCGCCACCGAGACGCGCGAGGAACTCTACTACGACAAGGCCAAGCTGCTCGCCAATGGCGACCGCTGGGAGCGTGAAATCGCGCGGAACATGGCGCTCGACGCGCCTTACCGCTGAGCGACGCAAGGGATTTAGCGACGTGAAGATCGTGACGAGAGATGCCGTAAAGGCGAGCACTGCCGGCGGACGCGCTGTCCGCGCGGCGGGACGGACCAGAGGGAGCCGGGCATGAGCCTCGCCGCGTTGTTCTTTTATGTCTTCGCCGGCGTGGCGGTCGCGTCGGCGTTCATGGTCATCGCGTCGCGGAACCCCGTGCACTCGGTGCTGTTCCTGATCCTGACCTTCGTGAATGCGGCGGGCCTGTTCATCCTGATCGGGGCCGAATTCCTCGCGATGATGCTTGTCGTGGTCTATGTCGGCGCGGTCGCGGTGCTGTTCCTGTTCGTGGTCATGATGCTCGACGTCGACTTCGTCGAGCTGCGCCAGGGCTTCCTGCAGTATCTGCCGGTCGGGGCGCTTGTCGGCCTCGTCTTCCTCGCCGAGCTGGTGCTGGTGTTCGGGTCCTGGACGTTTGGCGAAGGGGTCACCGGCGCGGTCTTGCCGGCGGCGTCCGACGTGTCGAACACGGTGCAGATCGGCCGGGTGCTCTACACCGACTACGTGTACTTCTTCCAGACGGCCGGTCTGGTGCTGCTGGTGGCTATGATCGGGGCGATCGTGCTGACGCTTCGTCACAGGACGAATGTGAAGCGCCAGAGCATCCCTGTGCAGAACGCGCGCACCAAGGCGACGGCGATCGATATCGTCAAGGTGCCTTCGGGCAAGGGGCTGTGACCATGGTGATTGGACTTCCCCACTATCTGACGGTCGCGGCGATCCTGTTTACGATCGGCACGCTCGGCATCTTCCTGAACCGGAAGAACGTCATCGTCATCCTGATGTCGGTCGAGCTGATCCTGCTGGCGGTGAACATCAACTTCGTCGCCTTCTCGGCCTTTCTGGGAAATATCACCGGACAGATCTTCGCGCTGTTCGTGCTGACCGTGGCTGCCGCCGAGGCGGCCATCGGCCTCGCCATCCTCGTGGTGTTCTACCGCAATCGCGGTTCGATCGCCGTCGAGGACATCAACACGATGAAGGGGTGAGGGGCCTTTCATGTATCAGGTCATTGTCTTCCTCCCCCTGTTGGGATTTCTGATCGCCGGTCTGTTCGGGCGGATGATCGGGGCGCGCGCCTCCGAGCTCGTGACCACGACGCTGCTGTGCATCTCGGCGTTCTTCGCCTGGATCGTGTTCTTCCGCACCACCTTCGGGGGCGTGGATGGCACGGTCGAGCTCTTCACATGGATGAAGACCGGCGGGCTTGATATCACCTGGGCGATCCGCGTCGACACGCTGACCGCGGTGATGCTGATCCTCGTCACCACCGTGTCCTCGCTCGTGCACCTCTATTCGA comes from the Ancylobacter pratisalsi genome and includes:
- a CDS encoding NADH-quinone oxidoreductase subunit D, producing MNAPAKVDPSVRNFQINFGPQHPAAHGVLRLVLELDGEIVERVDPHIGLLHRGTEKLIEAKTYTQAVPYFDRLDYVAPMNQEHAFCLAIERLLGVEVPKRGQLIRVLYSEIGRILSHMLNVTTQALDVGALTPPLWGFEEREKLMVFYERASGSRMHAAYFRPGGVHQDLPRALVEDILAWTHTFPAFMDDLDGLLTDNRIFKQRNVDIGIVSLEDAFAWGFSGVMVRGSGAAWDLRKSQPYECYDELEFDIPIGKNCDNYDRYCIRMEEMRQSADIMRQCCERLLKEAGPVSMVDNKIVAPKRGEMKRSMEALIHHFKHYTEGFHVPAGEVYAAVEAPKGEFGVYLVADGTNKPYRCKIRAPGFAHLQAMDFLCRGYMLADVSAILGSLDIVFGEVDR
- the nuoE gene encoding NADH-quinone oxidoreductase subunit NuoE, translated to MSVRRLAPKEVQPESFVFTDENLAWAEKTIAKYPAGRQASAVIPLLMRAQEQAGGWVSEPAMRYVGEMLGMAPIRVYEVATFYTQFQLQPVGKKAHVQVCGTTPCMLRGAEDLMKVCKKRINAEPFHLSADGDFSWEEVECAGTCTNAPMIQVFKDVYEDLTPEDLEKILDAFERGEKPTPGPQNGRRTSEPVTGLRVLTSPELYDGSMVGTGAGLALAREAIAAKANGDTPPAAPPPAAAAAAPPAPPKSDPAPAVAPAAKAVEAAAVADAEKVPDTFRPKGLTAANDGKADDLTLIWGVGEKLAAVLHGLGVYHFSQIAAWNEDNLKWVDQNLEGFPGRASRDKWIEQAAKLATGWRPSGPDGDKPN
- the nuoF gene encoding NADH-quinone oxidoreductase subunit NuoF gives rise to the protein MLADKDRIFTNIYGFQDWGLQGALKRGSWDGTKTILDAGRDWIIEHMKASGLRGRGGAGFPTGLKWSFMPKQSDGRPHYLVVNADESEPGTCKDREILRHDPHHLVEGCLVAGFAMGAHAAYIYVRGEFIVERENLQAAIDQAYEARLIGKNNIHGWDFDIYVHHGAGAYICGEETALLESLEGKKGQPRLKPPFPANVGLYGCPTTVNNVESIAVAPTILRRGAAWFSAIGRPNNVGTKLYGISGHVNTPCIVEEAMGIPFKELIEKHGGGVRGGWDNLLAIIPGGASCPIIPADQCDDLIMDFDGCRAVKSSLGTAGVLVMDKSTDVIKAIARISYFFRHESCGQCTPCREGTGWMWRVMDRMVQGRAQKREIDLLLQVTTQVEGHTICALGDAAAWPIQGLIRHFRPEIEKRIDQYAANPHSDPVPVPVAAE
- a CDS encoding pentapeptide repeat-containing protein, whose translation is MELRKTVEVIDANDANLSGSAFVNVNLAGSRFDDVNMSGWSVNNVNFTGLSLECANMSGARISRADLVGVSIAECRIDGMRIDGILVTDMLAAYRAEHEAK
- the nuoG gene encoding NADH-quinone oxidoreductase subunit NuoG — translated: MAKIIVDDIELDVPAEFTLLQACEAAGAEIPRFCFHERLSIAGNCRMCLVEVKGGPPKPTASCAMNVRDLRPGPNGEPPVVLTKSPMVKKAREGVMEFLLINHPLDCPICDQGGECDLQDQAMAYGVDTSRYAENKRAVEDKYIGPLIKTSMTRCIQCTRCVRFTTEVAGVAELGAIGRGEDMEITTYLEAAMSSELQGNVADLCPVGALTQRPYEFHARPWELVKTESIDVMDAVGSNIRVDTRGREVMRVLPRLNEDVNEEWISDKTRYIWDGLKTQRLDRPYVRVNGKLKQASWPEAFAAIAAKMKGVPANRVGALVGDLASVEEVFALKQLLAALGSTNIDCRQDGTKIDPALGRGSYLFNPTIAGIEQADALLIIGANPRLEASVLNARIRKRWLAGNFPIGLVGEHVDLTYPYEYLGAGPDTLTDLVGDGTFATTLKGAERPLVLIGQGALSRPDGAAVLALAARLAVSVGAVKDGWNGFGVLHTAASRVGALDVGAVPGEGGLDAVAMTNPGGADVLFALGADEIDIAPGAFVVYLGTHGDRGAHRADVILPGAAYTEKSGTYVNTEGRAQLANRAAFPPGEAREDWAVLRALSDVIGARLPFDSLSALRAALYASYPHLARLDHVVPADPAAVVALAGMGGTTDRAPFRAAITEFYLTNPIARASAVMAECSALAHGRLAAAAE
- the nuoH gene encoding NADH-quinone oxidoreductase subunit NuoH, whose product is MTDTSWLDTLIQVVIILAQSLALLVGLLIVVAYVLLADRKIWAAVQLRRGPNVVGPFGLFQSFADLIKFVLKEPVIPDGSNKGVFLLAPFVTCLLALAAWAVVPLDAGWVVADINVGVLYIFAISSLGVYGVIMGGWASNSKYPFLSALRAAAQMVSYEVSIGFVIVTVLMCAGSLNLSAIVEAQNTPYGILGWYWLPLFPMFVIFFISALAETNRPPFDLGEAESELVAGFMVEYGSTPYMMFMLGEYVAIMTMCALTAILFMGGWLPPLPFAPFTWVPGIIWFLLKVLLVFFMFAMVKAMVPRYRYDQLMRLGWKVFLPISLFMVVLVASVLHFTGLAPGGG
- the nuoI gene encoding NADH-quinone oxidoreductase subunit NuoI, with the protein product MRLDLAARQLLLTEFVSAFFLAMRYFFKPKATLNYPFEKGPVSPRFRGEHALRRYPNGEERCIACKLCEAICPAQAITIEAGPRRNDGTRRTTRYDIDMVKCIYCGFCQEACPVDAIVEGPNFEFATETREELYYDKAKLLANGDRWEREIARNMALDAPYR
- a CDS encoding NADH-quinone oxidoreductase subunit J, with the protein product MSLAALFFYVFAGVAVASAFMVIASRNPVHSVLFLILTFVNAAGLFILIGAEFLAMMLVVVYVGAVAVLFLFVVMMLDVDFVELRQGFLQYLPVGALVGLVFLAELVLVFGSWTFGEGVTGAVLPAASDVSNTVQIGRVLYTDYVYFFQTAGLVLLVAMIGAIVLTLRHRTNVKRQSIPVQNARTKATAIDIVKVPSGKGL
- the nuoK gene encoding NADH-quinone oxidoreductase subunit NuoK, yielding MVIGLPHYLTVAAILFTIGTLGIFLNRKNVIVILMSVELILLAVNINFVAFSAFLGNITGQIFALFVLTVAAAEAAIGLAILVVFYRNRGSIAVEDINTMKG